A single region of the Leptodactylus fuscus isolate aLepFus1 chromosome 5, aLepFus1.hap2, whole genome shotgun sequence genome encodes:
- the LOC142203950 gene encoding potassium voltage-gated channel subfamily A member 1-like: MEIALVSWENGGAPAVAAEDGATTTTTMPGSTASRRDLLQIPRAPSWLNDYSQGRDEVGGESCQQRPQQHHHHHPQKQQQQYQPPGTGQAGGGGGGGGGGGGGCGGGGVGERLQSNDMIMSYPGSNIKDCDLDTVIKLDEEEEPHAHHHHHPHNLPEEEEDHHFDLGIMDHENNQRVIINIAGLRFETQLSTLNQFPDTLLGDPEKRMRFFDPLRNEYFFDRNRPSFDGILYFYQSGGKIRRPVNVSIDVFADEIRFYELGEEAMERFREDEGFLKDEEKPLPRNEFQRQVWLIFEYPESSSSARGIAIVSVLVILISIITFCLETLPEFRDENELPPTLSKVLNDTQQPTPPSGLTDPFFIIETTCVIWFTFELLVRFFACPSKSDFSKNIMNIIDIVAIIPYFITLGTELAEQQTNNGQQAMSLAILRVIRLVRVFRIFKLSRHSKGLQILGQTLKASMRELGLLIFFLFIGVILFSSAVYFAEADDPESHFSSIPDAFWWAVVTMTTVGYGDMRPVTVGGKIVGSLCAIAGVLTIALPVPVIVSNFNYFYHRETDHEEQVILKEEPSSAQGSCAGDLKRSPSKSSLNKSIVHMENVEGINNGTGTLEKTNLKAKSNVDLRKSLYALCLDTNRETDL, translated from the coding sequence ATGGAGATTGCTTTGGTGAGTTGGGAGAACGGTGGAGCCCCAGCTGTAGCAGCAGAAGATGGAGCTACAACCACCACCACCATGCCAGGCAGCACAGCAAGCAGGAGGGATCTGCTCCAAATCCCCAGGGCACCATCTTGGCTGAACGACTACAGTCAAGGGAGAGACGAAGTCGGAGGGGAAAGCTGCCAGCAAAGACCACAAcaacatcaccatcatcatcctcagAAGCAACAGCAGCAATATCAGCCACCAGGGACTGggcaagcaggaggaggaggtggtggtggtggtggtggtggaggtggatgtggaggaggaggtgtgggcGAACGCTTGCAAAGCAACGACATGATCATGAGCTATCCTGGCAGTAACATCAAGGATTGCGATCTAGACACGGTGATCAAGTTAGATGAGGAAGAGGAACCTCatgcccaccaccaccaccacccccacaacttgcctgaggaggaggaggaccacCACTTTGACTTGGGTATCATGGACCACGAAAATAACCAAAGGGTCATCATCAACATCGCAGGCTTGAGGTTTGAGACCCAACTGTCCACACTCAACCAGTTTCCGGACACTTTGTTGGGGGATCCTGAGAAGAGGATGAGGTTCTTTGACCCTCTGAGGAATGAATACTTTTTTGATCGCAACAGACCCAGTTTTGATGGGATCCTCTACTTCTACCAATCCGGTGGAAAGATCAGGCGTCCAGTCAACGTTTCCATTGATGTTTTTGCCGATGAAATTCGCTTCTATGAGTTGGGTGAGGAAGCCATGGAGAGGTTCAGAGAAGATGAGGGCTTCCTTAAAGACGAGGAGAAGCCTCTTCCAAGGAATGAGTTCCAGCGCCAGGTATGGCTTATTTTTGAGTATCCTGAGAGTTCTAGTTCTGCCAGAGGTATTGCCATAGTCAGTGTGCTTGTCATCCTCATCTCTATCATCACCTTCTGCCTGGAGACCCTACCAGAGTTCAGGGATGAGAATGAGCTGCCCCCGACACTGTCCAAGGTGCTGAACGACACCCAACAGCCTACTCCCCCCAGTGGCCTGACAGATCCCTTCTTCATCATAGAGACTACCTGTGTCATATGGTTCACCTTTGAGTTACTTGTCAGGTTCTTTGCTTGCCCCAGCAAATCTGACTTCTCCAAGAACATCATGAACATTATTGATATTGTGGCCATCATCCCTTACTTTATAACCCTTGGGACAGAGCTGGCCGAGCAACAGACTAACAATGGACAGCAAGCCATGTCGTTGGCCATCTTGAGGGTCATCCGCTTGGTAAGGGTCTTCAGAATATTCAAGTTGTCTAGGCACTCTAAAGGACTGCAGATCTTGGGACAGACTTTGAAGGCCAGTATGAGAGAACTGGGTTTGCTAATATTTTTCCTCTTCATTGGAGTTATATTGTTTTCCAGTGCGGTCTACTTTGCAGAAGCTGATGACCCAGAGTCTCATTTCTCTAGTATTCCTGATGCTTTCTGGTGGGCGGTGGTTACTATGACCACGGTGGGCTATGGAGACATGAGGCCAGTCACTGTTGGGGGTAAAATTGTGGGTTCCTTGTGTGCCATTGCTGGAGTGCTCACCATTGCTTTACCTGTCCCCGTCATTGTCTCCAATTTCAATTACTTCTACCATAGAGAAACGGACCACGAGGAGCAGGTCATCTTGAAGGAGGAACCTAGTAGTGCTCAGGGTAGCTGTGCTGGAGATCTAAAGAGGAGTCCTAGCAAATCTTCACTCAACAAGTCCATAGTACATATGGAAAATGTTGAGGGTATCAACAACGGGACTGGTACCTTAGAAAAGACTAACCTCAAAGCCAAGAGTAACGTGGACCTTCGGAAGTCCTTGTACGCTTTGTGTCTGGATACAAACAGGGAAACCGACCTGTAA